ATGGAATAACACAGGCCTATATTATAAAAGTCAGAAACTCACTGTGGTGAGATTTTGCAGTTGCAACCAAACAAGCAGTGGAGTGGCATGTttccaaatcaaatcaaatcaactttatttatgtggcacttttcatacaacagtaacacaaagtgcctaacagatgttaaaaacaacaaagaacaaaacaggaaacacaaaagaaaagatacacacacacacacacacacacacacacacacacacacacacacacacactagctatCACTAAACAGACATGGCCGAGCACTGAGCCCCGAGAGCCACAACAATCACCAGCAGACAGGAGGCTCCACACCGAGGTGCAGTGCCCTGCAGCCACCCAGGTCAGAGTTATCCACGGGACGGCACCCCCATCGGTAGACCAGGAACAACTCTCAGAGTGGTaggcccccatgaggaaacactggagctaaaaactgaGGGACTAAATCAGTAGGATAggataaaaggtataaaatgaaccaaataaacaaaaagctatttaactcataaaattaagttaaagggaaatttccctttaatagctaggtaagaatgatctaaaacagagacataaaatgcaagaaaactaaaacctgtaactaaaacaacaaaaaatacagattaattgagataagaacgtaaaaagaggaCGGTTAAGAGCATTTTAAAAAAcgaaaaaacaaagaaaacaaacaaaaaaggaatttaaaatagataaataaagaggtCAAATAAGCAATCcattacttttaaaatattaccGTCACTGTTATTTCTCCGTGTCTTTTGTTTCCATTAATTGCATgtttgttgaaaaatgttgtagTGTTACTGTAGCTGCCTCAGCAGAATCAGTGAGAGCTGTTGGGCTCTCAGAGCAGCGCTTTGCTCATGCTGAGTTGTCCCATGGTATGTGCGCTCTTCTTGAAGTCAGCCAGAAGTCCCTCTCCAAAGCCTCCGTGATCTCAGTCACCAAAGCAAAAGCCACAGCTGCAGCCCGTCTGACTCCCCAATAACTTGTTTGCTGACTCAGGAGACCCCTGGGCCAACCAAGCGCGAGGCCTTGTTCTTCAACTTGCCGGCCTCCTTCACCTCTGCTGTCCACCACTGTCCACTGCTGGGTTGTTAAGTTGCCTGCAGGCACTGACAACTTTCCAACAGCAACTCCAAAAAGCTGCCTCCACAGTTGAAGTTTGACCATAGCACactcagatttcatgtctccatcctCCCCTGGGATGCACTAGAAACTCCTCTGCCAGTGGGAGAACTGGATTCTTCctggggtaaaaaaaaaggaaaaaaaaaaaaaaggcttgaaCCGACCATCATCCAGGCAAAGCTCCCAgaccagctggtggtactccctgtgatttctttttttattttaatgtgaactgTGTCATCACTACATGACATCTATGATTGCTGATGGAGCATGTGAAGTGGAATTTCATGTTCTCTGGCATATAATATTGATCTAATAGTTGCCAAACTTAGCTCAGCTAGTATTAGGTCGTTAGCATCTCATTATCTAGCAAAGAGTTGCCAAGGAACACCATTCAGTTAGCCTAACATCAACAGGTGTTGGCagaaaatgagatttttttttagcttatttACTGAACCAACCGACTCACAtctgttttcttccttttcatCCAGTTCATCAGAGACTGTTGTTGGTGCTGAGCCTGCTggcatttcatttttcagccacaAAATCTGCACGTGTTTGTTTGTAGAATGCAAATTTGAAATGTACGCTGTGCACACGACATTTCAGGACCATAGACAGTCACAGATCACTGGCGCACATTCACACTCGGCGCTCTGGTGTGGAGCGCTAACAGTGACACGCATGTATGTGTCGTTCCCTCACGAACCGCCGTGAACTGTACGGTGACGCGCACCCACAAAGTCAGTGGAGAGAGCGGCGCTGGGGAGGACCAATCACACGTTACCAAAATAACGGTAGAGCCAATCGATGAGCAATACGAGGGTAGAGGCGGGACGTATGGTAGACAGCAACGATTGTGAACCCTTTGTGTACCATATTGAGCAGACGCCGACAGCGAGTGTTTATATTGGTAGGGACATTACAGAAGGGGCTGAATATTGGTACCCAATCCTACGCCTATGGTCTCATGTACTCACAAGGATTTCCATTCTTCTATGTGCAGTCTCTAATGCCCTTCGCCTGTCCTTTTTTATACAGATTTTAAGGTACAGATCTGTGACTTACTTACTATATTGCAAATATTGAGTACAAATGGTCACGTCATTTTTTAAGCCACTGAGAGGAGACTTGGCGATTTGgttctcttgctctctcctgtggctctctttctctcacacacacacatagagtgATAGCGTGAGCAAGCAAGATGTTTATTTCATCTGCAGTGCTCAAGACTGCTACTATTTAGTGGCATTTTGTGACTATGGAGCACCAGTGCCACCCTCAAATACAGTTATCATATAAAGTGGAGAGCTGTTTGTGTTcttccagctcacagtgaataaatactCACGTTTGAAGACGCCACAGCAACAGTTTAAGTTTGAGCTAACTGCTTATATCTGACTGTTGAGCAGAAGCTTtaagttcacagcaaaaacatcaacacttctGGCCTGAGATGAGCTGATGCCTCAACATAAAAGCACCACTGTGTCTGCTTTGATTTATTGAATTATAACAATgctttatgtaactttattatACCAgtattttattcatgtttattataacagtacttaatTTAACTTATTACAACAGTACTTTACTAAACTTTATTGTGACAGTCGCTACTTCATTTACTTTTATTGTAACTATAGTTCATTGACTGATTTCGTCTGGTTGAGCCATTGtacagcatttttttctctATGTACAAAACAAACTCTTCATAATCAGACCCTTCACACTAAATGATATGTATTTGTAAAGAGGACTTTCTAGAACCTTAAAGCATGAAAGACCATGCAAACATACAGAGAAGTCCTCTCAGATATCTGACTGGACCCAATGAAGCAGACGATTACAAATGTTTGAACCTTACATATAAAAAACTGTATTATATAAACATGATCTAGTGAAGTTTGTAAAGATCTGAAGTATTTTCAGACAGCAAGCAGTGGATTTGCAAACTGCAATGCTTGTTGGTGCTTAGTGTAACAGGAGGGCCTAATCTAACAGCGGTGGGTGGTAGGCCTTGATGAAAGATGTATCTACAGCAGGGCTGTCTACTTGCTTTGTTGTTTAATAGAGTAACATGACTTTTGCTGCAGTCAGTGGTTTAATGCTTGTGCTCACTGTACATAGCAGATACTTTTTCAAATGCTGTCTGAATGTCTTGTCTCGTAGTCCGTACACAATAGGACTGAGAAGCCTGGGAAGGATCTGGACAATGATATAGGAAGCAAAGACTATTTGTACACGATGTTTAGGAAACCAGTAAAAGAGAGCCTTTCTCAATGTAGGGGCTATATAGGTTAGCATACACAACAGTAGCTGAAAGCCATGGAGAAGGATTGTATTCCTGGCcttctttgtgtctcctttagCTGATTTAACTGATTTAGCAGCTAAGAAGATCATGATGTAGGTGTAGAGGAGAGTGAGCCAAACACCAGTCAGGTAAATCATGTAAGAAACATCCCTCTTTTTTAAGTGTATAGGATGTCGAAACAGATTTTCATGTTTGCAGAACATTGTGGAATAAAATAACTGTACAGGCTCTGTTGCCAGAAGAATAAACAAATCTGGCAGGGCTGAGGCTGAACTCATGACCCAAATCCAACCAATCAGAACATAAGTTCTTCTGATGGTGCAGAGCTCAGCGTGTCGCAGTGGTAAACAAATAGCAATGTAGCACTCCACTGCCATGACAGCCAAATTTAATGGAGTGTTGAGGGTGGTGAAGATAGATAAGGTAATAATAAGGCAACATAAAGAAGTATTGATTCTGTAGAAGACGTAACTGAAGACAAACAAGCTGATAGTTGAAGTCAGCTGGATCATGTCGTTCACCACCAGGTGGATAAATAGGATGTAACGGGGATTCACATAAAATATctgaaagaggagagaagaaaagaaaggaatcAGTCAGTTGAAACATCTCATCTTTCTTCAGCTTCAGCTTCAGTGGGAGATATTGCAGTTAATAAAAGCTTccagacatttgacttttttgacatcttGCTTGGGTATCTGTAACCCTGTCACGTGTGATGAAACTGTCACAGTTTCAGTAGTGCTTCCAACACTAGagttaagataaaaatattcacaaatgagAAAACACTAATGGTTGTTGATAAGTAGTGTTAACATTTGATTGAACACTAAAGTAAAACTCTCGGCGCATACTGCAGCAGAAGCAGagcatcagaagtgtctctgacaccaaACTCAGAGCGGACCGgtggaactggaaaatgcatattttacatcaatagaatctattttatcattattttgagtcacattgttgaaagaatttagtcgtctgtgttcaagcaggataatagcagGTCTCTATTGTGCGTCGGGCTTTCTAGTTCCTTGTcggagattttttcttttttaattactacttacgtttttcaagtgatttcccaaatttgttgttgagttgtgaTATGCCAATTGCTTTTGGCAAATCTGGCACTCTGCTTTCTGGGGGTTGTCGGGGCATATTTTGAAGTGCAACCGCACATCTGATGACCTCTTGTACATGTCTGCCAGCTCTGAGTGCGCTCGTTGTCAGTATCGGTCTGGTgggggttagtgttgcgtttaaggcggaaaatgggggaaaaaagcgCAGAAGcttagaattttttttcttccatagtcgaatcccgtgccatcaaacgaagcttcgaagcttagAATTTTTTGGGGTCAGCCCTAttgattaccatggcaacagcatttgggtcagccctatttctttctatctatctatctatctatctatctatctatctatctatctatcttctCCTAAGAACAATA
This region of Epinephelus fuscoguttatus linkage group LG1, E.fuscoguttatus.final_Chr_v1 genomic DNA includes:
- the LOC125887825 gene encoding odorant receptor 131-2-like produces the protein MNSSSHGYNVSTGLSYRDAYNTAVAKNVIVVALGLIINYINGTLIHTFRKHQIFYVNPRYILFIHLVVNDMIQLTSTISLFVFSYVFYRINTSLCCLIITLSIFTTLNTPLNLAVMAVECYIAICLPLRHAELCTIRRTYVLIGWIWVMSSASALPDLFILLATEPVQLFYSTMFCKHENLFRHPIHLKKRDVSYMIYLTGVWLTLLYTYIMIFLAAKSVKSAKGDTKKARNTILLHGFQLLLCMLTYIAPTLRKALFYWFPKHRVQIVFASYIIVQILPRLLSPIVYGLRDKTFRQHLKKYLLCTVSTSIKPLTAAKVMLLY